The following proteins come from a genomic window of Emys orbicularis isolate rEmyOrb1 chromosome 9, rEmyOrb1.hap1, whole genome shotgun sequence:
- the LOC135883629 gene encoding uncharacterized protein LOC135883629 isoform X1 produces MQCRHTVGGALCETGWGRQAGSLMLVIHLVSCSTNVSKASSPKKVMEGAVTRKKKVAPKLVLTEEQKQQLREAFDLLDTDGTGTVDVKDLKVSIRALGYEPKKEEMKKIVSEVDKEGSGKINFDSFLYAMTQKMSEPESREDILKAFKLFDDNGTGKISFQNLKRVAGEIGENLTDEELQEMIDEADVDGDGEVNEQEFLRIIRMNSM; encoded by the exons atgcagtgtagacataccgtggGAGGTGCCCTTTGTGAGacagggtggggcaggcaggctgggtcCCTAATGCTAGTGATCCACCTGGTCTCTTGTTCTACTAATGTTTCCAAGGCTTCCAGCCCCAAGAAAGTGATGGAAGGGGCAGTGACCCGGAAGAAGAAGGTGGCACCCAAGTTGGTACTCACTGAAGAACAGAAACAGCAGTTGCGAGAGGCCTTTGATTTGCTTGATACCGATGGCACTGGTACTGTCGATGTGAAGGACTTGAAG GTGTCCATAAGAGCCCTTGGGTATGAACCCAAGAAAGAAGAGATGAAGAAAATTGTATCAGAAGTTGATAAGGAAGGGTCAGGGAAGATCAACTTTGATTCCTTTTTGTATGCGATGACTCAGAAAATG TCTGAGCCAGAATCCAGAGAGGACATTCTGAAAGCCTTCAAGCTCTTTGATGACAATGGAACTGGCAAAATCTCTTTCCAAAATCTCAAACGTGTGGCCGGTGAGATTGGGGAAAACCTCACAGATGAGGAGCTGCAG GAAATGATTGATGAAGCAGatgtggatggagatggggaagTGAATGAACAGGAGTTCCTGCGGATTATAAGGATGAACAGCATGTAG
- the LOC135883900 gene encoding glutamine amidotransferase-like class 1 domain-containing protein 3, mitochondrial: MGKKVAIVLSGCGVYDGSEIHESSAVLVHLSREGAQGEFYAPDIEQMHVVDHVKGQPTQEKRNVLVESARIARGNIKDLATLNVKELDALIIPGGFGVAKNLSTWATQGKNCTVSKVVEDTLKSFHAAKKPIGMCCISPVLAAKIFPGCELTVGQDKECEKWPYAKTAEAMKELGCKHVNKHVDEIHVDVKNKLVTTSAFMCNAPVHEVYDGIGKMIKEVLKLA; the protein is encoded by the exons ATGGGCAAGAAGGTAGCCATTGTCCTGTCCGGCTGTGGGGTGTATGATGGCAGTGAAATCCATGAGTCATCTGCCGTGCTGGTGCATCTCAGCAGAGAGGGGGCACAG GGGGAGTTCTATGCTCCAGATATAGAGCAGATGCACGTGGTGGACCATGTGAAAGGGCAGCCAACTCAGGAGAAACGCAACGTGCTGGTTGAGAGTGCCAGAATTGCCAGAGGCAACATCAAGGACCTAGCCACGCTTAATGTCAAGGAACTGGATGCCCTGATCATACCAG GTGGTTTTGGAGTGGCTAAGAACCTCAGTACTTGGGCAACACAGGGGAAGAACTGCACGGTCTCTAAAGTTGTGGAGGACACTTTGAAGTCATTCCATGCTGCCAAGAAACCCATTGGCATGTGCTGCATCTCCCCAGTCCTGGCAGCCAAAATCTTCCCAGGATGTGAGCTGACGGTTGGACAGGACAAAGAATGTGAGAA GTGGCCCTATGCAAAGACTGCAGAGGCCATGAAGGAACTTGGCTGCAAACACGTGAACAAGCATGTAGACGAGATTCATGTGGATGTGAAGAACAAGCTGGTGACGACCAGTGCCTTCATGTGCAATGCCCCGGTCCATGAAGTCTATGATGGTATTGGAAAGATGATCAAAGAAGTGCTGAAACTTGCCTGA
- the LOC135883629 gene encoding uncharacterized protein LOC135883629 isoform X2: MGWGEIVVGLLPLPRAGGMASSPKKVMEGAVTRKKKVAPKLVLTEEQKQQLREAFDLLDTDGTGTVDVKDLKVSIRALGYEPKKEEMKKIVSEVDKEGSGKINFDSFLYAMTQKMSEPESREDILKAFKLFDDNGTGKISFQNLKRVAGEIGENLTDEELQEMIDEADVDGDGEVNEQEFLRIIRMNSM; encoded by the exons ATGGGGTGGGGTGAGATTGTTGTCGGCTTGCTGCCCCTGCCGCGAGCGGGCGGGATG GCTTCCAGCCCCAAGAAAGTGATGGAAGGGGCAGTGACCCGGAAGAAGAAGGTGGCACCCAAGTTGGTACTCACTGAAGAACAGAAACAGCAGTTGCGAGAGGCCTTTGATTTGCTTGATACCGATGGCACTGGTACTGTCGATGTGAAGGACTTGAAG GTGTCCATAAGAGCCCTTGGGTATGAACCCAAGAAAGAAGAGATGAAGAAAATTGTATCAGAAGTTGATAAGGAAGGGTCAGGGAAGATCAACTTTGATTCCTTTTTGTATGCGATGACTCAGAAAATG TCTGAGCCAGAATCCAGAGAGGACATTCTGAAAGCCTTCAAGCTCTTTGATGACAATGGAACTGGCAAAATCTCTTTCCAAAATCTCAAACGTGTGGCCGGTGAGATTGGGGAAAACCTCACAGATGAGGAGCTGCAG GAAATGATTGATGAAGCAGatgtggatggagatggggaagTGAATGAACAGGAGTTCCTGCGGATTATAAGGATGAACAGCATGTAG